One Spinacia oleracea cultivar Varoflay chromosome 4, BTI_SOV_V1, whole genome shotgun sequence DNA segment encodes these proteins:
- the LOC110803077 gene encoding uncharacterized protein: MNPLNINHIKVEKAKAIKLRYQKLRKITRFFRVFEIILILAVISRLSLQLPLALFKLSNECFYSLSIFIVSPKFVFIIGNAIVITLFVNSGRLSSNECSPKTTKTPPYQRKNKNMMKVDQKSCKKQGIITEENAMMAMIFPPSEQQQQVIKIYQRSKSEKMIIKREKVEKKCCGLRRSNTEIKSLKGCGCSNDVKECHYPEDHMSNEEFQKTIENFIARQQKFLREEEFSALKE; the protein is encoded by the coding sequence ATGAATCCCTTAAACATAAACCACATCAAGGTTGAGAAAGCAAAAGCAATCAAACTTAGGTACCAAAAACTAAGAAAAATCACACGTTTTTTTCGAGTTTTCGAGATCATCTTAATCCTTGCAGTGATCTCAAGGCTGTCCTTACAATTACCCCTAGcattattcaagctttcaaatgAATGCTTTTACAGCTTATCCATCTTCATAGTTAGCCCTAAGTTCGTGTTCATCATAGGTAATGCGATAGTAATCACTCTTTTCGTGAACTCGGGCCGTTTAAGCAGCAATGAATGCAGCCCTAAAACAACAAAAACTCCTCCATATCAGAGGAAGAACAAGAACATGATGAAGGTGGATCAGAAAAGTTGTAAGAAACAGGGAATAATAACAGAGGAAAACGCGATGATGGCAATGATTTTCCCGCCATCAGAACAGCAGCAGCAAGTTATCAAGATTTACCAGAGAAGCAAATCTGAGAAGATGATAATAAAGAGAGAAAAGGTTGAGAAGAAATGTTGTGGTCTTCGAAGGTCGAACACAGAGATCAAGAGCTTGAAAGGTTGTGGGTGTAGTAATGATGTAAAGGAATGTCATTACCCTGAAGATCATATGAGTAATGAAGAGTTTCAGAAGACTATTGAAAATTTCATTGCTAGGCAACAGAAGTTTTTGAGAGAAGAAGAATTCTCTGCTCTTAAAGAGTAA